From the Musa acuminata AAA Group cultivar baxijiao chromosome BXJ3-7, Cavendish_Baxijiao_AAA, whole genome shotgun sequence genome, one window contains:
- the LOC103991656 gene encoding proline-rich receptor-like protein kinase PERK4 — protein sequence MPKWLQYVGFVLGLPFTLASVAITMAIAMFGFIFMLLAWTLSCCSSCCWSYHEMRGVVKILATIHLYVVGWFTCDPLWSPEPVIENRQDYQHHYPSPDDVVRMAPQLSPPLPITTIGSMNSLSPKSLTVSAGLTKRSFTYQELVIATNNFSAANLLGEGGFSHVYKGTLSNGTEAAIKRLKDASKQTDAEFMKEANILSLVHHRNLVSLIGCCISEGNRLLVCEYVPNKTLKFHLDDRDQPTLAWKDRFRIALDSAKGLAYLHEDCQPRVIHRDIKAANILLDHSFRAKIADFGIAKYFSDEKTHISTVVKGTYGYLSPEYVSTGQLTDKSDVFSYGVLLLELITGRRPIGLADWARPLLKQALEDGKYDVLVDPLLRSYYNPIELGRMVACAYACLHHSASLRPSMSQIVRALEGLVSLGDYTIEIEPGMLSANILDQ from the exons ATGCCTAAGTGGCTACAGTATGTGGGGTTCGTCTTGGGCCTGCCTTTTACTTTGGCTTCAGTGGCCATCACCATGGCCATCGCTATGTTCGGCTTCATCTTCATGCTCTTGGC GTGGACACTGTCTTGCTGCTCCTCGTGCTGCTGGTCGTACCACGAGATGAGGGGGGTGGTGAAGATTCTCGCCACTATCCATCTTTATGTCGTAGGCTGGTTCACCTGCGATCCATTGTGGT CACCAGAACCAGTCATAGAAAACAGGCAGGATTACCAACACCATTACCCTTCCCCAGATGATGTTGTCAGAATGGCACCACAACTATCACCTCCTTTACCAATCACTACCATCGGCTCAATGAATTCATTGTCACCCAAATCACTTACTGTTTCGGCTGGCTTAACCAAGAGAAGCTTCACGTATCAAGAGTTGGTGATTGCAACGAACAACTTCTCTGCAGCTAATCTGCTGGGAGAAGGTGGTTTTTCGCATGTGTACAAAGGGACTCTTTCTAATGGCACAGAAGCAGCAATCAAGCGATTGAAAGATGCTAGCAAGCAGACTGATGCTGAATTCATGAAAGAGGCTAACATACTGAGTCTTGTGCACCACAGGAATCTTGTTTCGCTGATTGGATGCTGCATTTCTGAAGGCAATCGGCTACTGGTTTGTGAATATGTCCCCAACAAGACCTTGAAGTTCCATCTAGACG ATAGAGATCAACCTACATTGGCTTGGAAGGACAGATTTAGAATTGCCTTGGACTCTGCAAAAGGCCTGGCATATTTGCATGAAGACT GTCAACCAAGGGTCATTCACCGTGACATTAAGGCAGCCAATATTCTTCTGGATCACTCTTTTAGAGCAAAG ATTGCAGATTTTGGGATTGCAAAGTATTTTTCAGATGAGAAAACACATATTTCCACTGTTGTGAAGGGTACTTATGG ATACCTGTCTCCAGAATATGTTTCTACTGGACAACTCACAGATAAATCTGATGTTTTCTCTTATGGAGTGTTGCTCTTGGAGCTCATCACTGGGCGAAGGCCTATAGGTCTGGCTGATTGG GCAAGACCATTACTGAAGCAAGCATTGGAAGATGGCAAATATGATGTCCTTGTGGATCCACTTTTACGGAGCTACTACAATCCTATTGAGCTCGGGAGAATGGTTGCTTGTGCCTATGCTTGTTTGCACCACTCAGCATCTCTTCGGCCAAGCATGAGTCAA ATTGTCCGGGCTTTAGAAGGACTTGTTTCTCTTGGAGATTATACTATTGAAATTGAACCTGGGATGTTATCAGCAAATATTTTGGACCAATAA
- the LOC135643326 gene encoding SMR domain-containing protein At5g58720-like isoform X2 has translation MKPSTKKRSRKKKRKPAPAPGSDPAKEEEAAEILVNGGSDVEQKRALNWLIDAFTSVSVDQIASAYREAGGDPFKAAGILGAQLDDPAVGPAGGREAMGSGNGFGGSRRHKRVAAATGMVSDVIGKGYSGGGRRNKDRIVTNLQSKECMNRMYKVEEAEQFLCSMLGDESELGMGVVTDVLDQCGCDIEKALEVLLDISASSCNKLKEKESQNRGIPRTNYSYTCPETSSNDHPKNTINSFQLRDRTSDSAYHLSEKEHVFQPFVGYSNREHGLVLADNEVPLPSKSEQSKPALQQKVLESLFNIPNSPKHESNCMNWKKVVTKVESFGQGLVFCSSSTEDTQSNAVYGKEDDYQVFRGVSKKHWDKMRTYYQEAAMAYSRGERAHASYLSEKGKFYRDIAREADEKASREIFETRNKHIKNMVTIDLHGQHVKQAIGLLKLHLLLFTYIPSVPYLKVITGCGADGVGKGKLKHAFHVRCRCLASWKKKVSSGEKRMLGL, from the exons ATGAAACCCTCGACGAAGAAGAGgagcaggaagaagaagaggaagcccgCCCCCGCCCCCGGATCGGATCCCGCCAAAGAGGAAGAGGCGGCGGAGATCCTCGTCAACGGCGGTAGCGATGTCGAGCAGAAGCGAGCCCTAAATTGGTTGATCGACGCCTTCACTTCCGTGTCCGTCGATCAGATCGCCTCTGCGTACCGCGAGGCTGGCGGCGACCCCTTCAAGGCGGCCGGAATCCTCGGGGCCCAGCTTGACGACCCCGCGGTGGGACCGGCGGGAGGCCGTGAGGCGATGGGGTCGGGTAACGGCTTTGGAGGGAGTCGAAGGCACAAGAGGGTCGCTGCGGCCACGGGGATGGTGTCGGATGTGATCGGGAAGGGTTATAGCGGTGGCGGGAGGAGGAATAAAGATAGGATCGTGACTAATTTACAAAGTAAGGAGTGTATGAATAGGATGTACAAGGTCGAGGAGGCTGAGCAGTTCTTGTGTTCGATGCTCGGAGATGAGTCTGAGCTTGGCATGGGTGTTGTCACGGATGTTTTAG aCCAATGTGGATGCGATATTGAAAAG GCTTTAGAAGTTTTACTGGATATATCAGCTTCCTCATGTAATAAATTAAAGGAAAAAGAAAGTCAAAACCGTGGCATACCCAGGACAAACTATTCATACACCTGTCCTGAAACATCCAGCAATGACCATCCAAAGAACACCATAAATTCATTCCAG TTAAGAGATAGGACATCTGATTCAGCATATCATTTATCTGAAAAAGAACATGTTTTCCAACCATTTGTTGGATATAGTAACAG GGAGCATGGACTTGTGCTTGCTGACAATGAGGTACCACTACCATCCAAATCAGAACAATCGAAACCAGCTCTCCAGCAAAAAGTCTTAGAGTCAttgtttaacatccctaactcaccCAAGCATGAATCAAATTGTATGAATTGGAAAAAGGTAGTTACAAAGGTAGAATCATTTGGTCAGGGTTTAGTGTTCTGTTCATCAAGCACAGAAGATACTCAATCAAATGCTGTATATG GTAAAGAAGATGACTATCAAGTGTTTCGTGGTGTTTCAAAGAAGCATTGGGATAAGATGCGAACCTACTACCAAGAA GCTGCAATGGCATACTCAAGAGGTGAGCGTGCTCATGCTTCTTATCTGTCAGAAAAG GGGAAGTTTTACCGAGATATAGCACGTGAGGCAGATGAGAAAGCTAGTCGAGAGATTTTTGAAACCAG AAACAAGCACATTAAAAACATGGTCACCATTGATTTACATGGGCAACATGTTAAGCAAGCAATAGGACTTCTGAAACTTCACCTCCTATTGTTCACATATATTCCCT CTGTCCCATATCTTAAAGTTATCACTGGATGTGGTGCTGATGGTGTCGGAAAGGGAAAATTGAAGCATGCG TTTCATGTTCGCTGTAGGTGCTTGGCCTCGTGGAAAAAGAAGGTGTCAAGTGGAGAGAAGAGAATGCTGGGACTTTAA
- the LOC135643326 gene encoding SMR domain-containing protein At5g58720-like isoform X3, protein MKPSTKKRSRKKKRKPAPAPGSDPAKEEEAAEILVNGGSDVEQKRALNWLIDAFTSVSVDQIASAYREAGGDPFKAAGILGAQLDDPAVGPAGGREAMGSGNGFGGSRRHKRVAAATGMVSDVIGKGYSGGGRRNKDRIVTNLQSKECMNRMYKVEEAEQFLCSMLGDESELGMGVVTDVLDQCGCDIEKLRDRTSDSAYHLSEKEHVFQPFVGYSNREHGLVLADNEVPLPSKSEQSKPALQQKVLESLFNIPNSPKHESNCMNWKKVVTKVESFGQGLVFCSSSTEDTQSNAVYGKEDDYQVFRGVSKKHWDKMRTYYQEAAMAYSRGERAHASYLSEKGKFYRDIAREADEKASREIFETRNKHIKNMVTIDLHGQHVKQAIGLLKLHLLLFTYIPSVPYLKVITGCGADGVGKGKLKHAVLGLVEKEGVKWREENAGTLILSLDEPKEYSFVKCDTDSE, encoded by the exons ATGAAACCCTCGACGAAGAAGAGgagcaggaagaagaagaggaagcccgCCCCCGCCCCCGGATCGGATCCCGCCAAAGAGGAAGAGGCGGCGGAGATCCTCGTCAACGGCGGTAGCGATGTCGAGCAGAAGCGAGCCCTAAATTGGTTGATCGACGCCTTCACTTCCGTGTCCGTCGATCAGATCGCCTCTGCGTACCGCGAGGCTGGCGGCGACCCCTTCAAGGCGGCCGGAATCCTCGGGGCCCAGCTTGACGACCCCGCGGTGGGACCGGCGGGAGGCCGTGAGGCGATGGGGTCGGGTAACGGCTTTGGAGGGAGTCGAAGGCACAAGAGGGTCGCTGCGGCCACGGGGATGGTGTCGGATGTGATCGGGAAGGGTTATAGCGGTGGCGGGAGGAGGAATAAAGATAGGATCGTGACTAATTTACAAAGTAAGGAGTGTATGAATAGGATGTACAAGGTCGAGGAGGCTGAGCAGTTCTTGTGTTCGATGCTCGGAGATGAGTCTGAGCTTGGCATGGGTGTTGTCACGGATGTTTTAG aCCAATGTGGATGCGATATTGAAAAG TTAAGAGATAGGACATCTGATTCAGCATATCATTTATCTGAAAAAGAACATGTTTTCCAACCATTTGTTGGATATAGTAACAG GGAGCATGGACTTGTGCTTGCTGACAATGAGGTACCACTACCATCCAAATCAGAACAATCGAAACCAGCTCTCCAGCAAAAAGTCTTAGAGTCAttgtttaacatccctaactcaccCAAGCATGAATCAAATTGTATGAATTGGAAAAAGGTAGTTACAAAGGTAGAATCATTTGGTCAGGGTTTAGTGTTCTGTTCATCAAGCACAGAAGATACTCAATCAAATGCTGTATATG GTAAAGAAGATGACTATCAAGTGTTTCGTGGTGTTTCAAAGAAGCATTGGGATAAGATGCGAACCTACTACCAAGAA GCTGCAATGGCATACTCAAGAGGTGAGCGTGCTCATGCTTCTTATCTGTCAGAAAAG GGGAAGTTTTACCGAGATATAGCACGTGAGGCAGATGAGAAAGCTAGTCGAGAGATTTTTGAAACCAG AAACAAGCACATTAAAAACATGGTCACCATTGATTTACATGGGCAACATGTTAAGCAAGCAATAGGACTTCTGAAACTTCACCTCCTATTGTTCACATATATTCCCT CTGTCCCATATCTTAAAGTTATCACTGGATGTGGTGCTGATGGTGTCGGAAAGGGAAAATTGAAGCATGCG GTGCTTGGCCTCGTGGAAAAAGAAGGTGTCAAGTGGAGAGAAGAGAATGCTGGGACTTTAATCCTCAGTCTCGATGAACCAAAAGAGTACAGTTTTGTGAAATGTGATACTGATTCCGAGTAG
- the LOC135643326 gene encoding SMR domain-containing protein At5g58720-like isoform X1 → MKPSTKKRSRKKKRKPAPAPGSDPAKEEEAAEILVNGGSDVEQKRALNWLIDAFTSVSVDQIASAYREAGGDPFKAAGILGAQLDDPAVGPAGGREAMGSGNGFGGSRRHKRVAAATGMVSDVIGKGYSGGGRRNKDRIVTNLQSKECMNRMYKVEEAEQFLCSMLGDESELGMGVVTDVLDQCGCDIEKALEVLLDISASSCNKLKEKESQNRGIPRTNYSYTCPETSSNDHPKNTINSFQLRDRTSDSAYHLSEKEHVFQPFVGYSNREHGLVLADNEVPLPSKSEQSKPALQQKVLESLFNIPNSPKHESNCMNWKKVVTKVESFGQGLVFCSSSTEDTQSNAVYGKEDDYQVFRGVSKKHWDKMRTYYQEAAMAYSRGERAHASYLSEKGKFYRDIAREADEKASREIFETRNKHIKNMVTIDLHGQHVKQAIGLLKLHLLLFTYIPSVPYLKVITGCGADGVGKGKLKHAVLGLVEKEGVKWREENAGTLILSLDEPKEYSFVKCDTDSE, encoded by the exons ATGAAACCCTCGACGAAGAAGAGgagcaggaagaagaagaggaagcccgCCCCCGCCCCCGGATCGGATCCCGCCAAAGAGGAAGAGGCGGCGGAGATCCTCGTCAACGGCGGTAGCGATGTCGAGCAGAAGCGAGCCCTAAATTGGTTGATCGACGCCTTCACTTCCGTGTCCGTCGATCAGATCGCCTCTGCGTACCGCGAGGCTGGCGGCGACCCCTTCAAGGCGGCCGGAATCCTCGGGGCCCAGCTTGACGACCCCGCGGTGGGACCGGCGGGAGGCCGTGAGGCGATGGGGTCGGGTAACGGCTTTGGAGGGAGTCGAAGGCACAAGAGGGTCGCTGCGGCCACGGGGATGGTGTCGGATGTGATCGGGAAGGGTTATAGCGGTGGCGGGAGGAGGAATAAAGATAGGATCGTGACTAATTTACAAAGTAAGGAGTGTATGAATAGGATGTACAAGGTCGAGGAGGCTGAGCAGTTCTTGTGTTCGATGCTCGGAGATGAGTCTGAGCTTGGCATGGGTGTTGTCACGGATGTTTTAG aCCAATGTGGATGCGATATTGAAAAG GCTTTAGAAGTTTTACTGGATATATCAGCTTCCTCATGTAATAAATTAAAGGAAAAAGAAAGTCAAAACCGTGGCATACCCAGGACAAACTATTCATACACCTGTCCTGAAACATCCAGCAATGACCATCCAAAGAACACCATAAATTCATTCCAG TTAAGAGATAGGACATCTGATTCAGCATATCATTTATCTGAAAAAGAACATGTTTTCCAACCATTTGTTGGATATAGTAACAG GGAGCATGGACTTGTGCTTGCTGACAATGAGGTACCACTACCATCCAAATCAGAACAATCGAAACCAGCTCTCCAGCAAAAAGTCTTAGAGTCAttgtttaacatccctaactcaccCAAGCATGAATCAAATTGTATGAATTGGAAAAAGGTAGTTACAAAGGTAGAATCATTTGGTCAGGGTTTAGTGTTCTGTTCATCAAGCACAGAAGATACTCAATCAAATGCTGTATATG GTAAAGAAGATGACTATCAAGTGTTTCGTGGTGTTTCAAAGAAGCATTGGGATAAGATGCGAACCTACTACCAAGAA GCTGCAATGGCATACTCAAGAGGTGAGCGTGCTCATGCTTCTTATCTGTCAGAAAAG GGGAAGTTTTACCGAGATATAGCACGTGAGGCAGATGAGAAAGCTAGTCGAGAGATTTTTGAAACCAG AAACAAGCACATTAAAAACATGGTCACCATTGATTTACATGGGCAACATGTTAAGCAAGCAATAGGACTTCTGAAACTTCACCTCCTATTGTTCACATATATTCCCT CTGTCCCATATCTTAAAGTTATCACTGGATGTGGTGCTGATGGTGTCGGAAAGGGAAAATTGAAGCATGCG GTGCTTGGCCTCGTGGAAAAAGAAGGTGTCAAGTGGAGAGAAGAGAATGCTGGGACTTTAATCCTCAGTCTCGATGAACCAAAAGAGTACAGTTTTGTGAAATGTGATACTGATTCCGAGTAG